The Pseudomonas sp. FP2309 genome has a window encoding:
- a CDS encoding GntR family transcriptional regulator: MKAVSASASRYAMIHQVLRNAIANGTARHGLVLLEAPLAELFGTSRVPVRKALDLLHAEGLICRFNGRGYLINPDGLAMEPLRLPLSHAHLGLNGEAELVDTRPLGERIVEEIGAALSTCIAFGHYRLDEQAAAEHYGVSRAVVREALMRLRDRGLVEKEPYSQWLAGPLTAREVTEDYELRACLEPEALRQGAPSLDRDMLQAMLQRVLEAQDSPECSLAVIEQIEEDLHQHCLAGLQNRKIAALIRQGQSPMIISRIFYRLLGIGADPAMLAEHRLILELLLHGAFDAAALNLREHLQRARQRMLQRLKVLSVLPEQPLPSYLHKIS; encoded by the coding sequence ATGAAAGCAGTGTCCGCCTCGGCGTCTCGTTACGCGATGATTCACCAAGTGTTGCGTAATGCGATCGCCAACGGCACCGCCCGCCACGGGCTGGTCTTGCTCGAAGCACCGCTGGCCGAACTGTTCGGCACCAGCCGTGTGCCGGTGCGCAAGGCGCTGGACCTGCTGCACGCCGAAGGCCTGATCTGCCGCTTCAATGGCCGGGGTTATCTGATCAATCCCGACGGCCTGGCCATGGAACCGCTGCGTCTGCCCCTGAGCCATGCCCACCTGGGCCTCAACGGCGAAGCTGAGTTGGTGGACACACGGCCACTGGGTGAACGCATCGTCGAGGAAATCGGCGCGGCGCTGTCCACCTGCATCGCGTTCGGCCATTACCGCCTGGATGAACAAGCCGCCGCCGAGCACTACGGCGTCAGCCGCGCGGTGGTGCGTGAAGCGCTGATGCGCCTGCGCGACCGCGGCCTGGTGGAAAAAGAGCCCTACTCCCAATGGCTGGCCGGGCCGCTGACCGCGCGGGAAGTCACCGAAGACTACGAACTGCGCGCCTGCCTGGAACCCGAAGCCCTGCGCCAGGGTGCGCCGTCGCTTGATCGCGACATGCTCCAGGCCATGTTGCAGCGGGTGCTGGAGGCCCAGGACAGCCCCGAGTGCAGCCTGGCAGTGATCGAACAGATCGAAGAAGACTTGCACCAGCACTGCCTGGCCGGCTTGCAGAACCGCAAAATCGCCGCACTGATTCGCCAGGGCCAAAGCCCGATGATCATCAGTCGGATTTTTTACCGTTTGCTGGGGATCGGCGCAGATCCGGCGATGCTTGCCGAACATCGCCTGATTCTCGAGTTGCTGCTGCATGGCGCGTTCGACGCGGCGGCGTTGAACCTGCGTGAGCATTTGCAACGCGCCAGGCAGCGGATGTTGCAGCGATTGAAAGTGCTGTCGGTGTTGCCGGAGCAGCCGTTGCCGAGCTATCTGCATAAAATCAGCTGA